One Mesoaciditoga lauensis cd-1655R = DSM 25116 DNA segment encodes these proteins:
- a CDS encoding DUF3795 domain-containing protein: MKNDYRSELVAPCGIYCGGCRNYILGNCKGCKDATTTKCRIYKCCKERGMEFCGYCELFPCELHYSKDAAIYSVTFLDWKRNQSPGE; encoded by the coding sequence TTGAAAAACGATTATCGTTCAGAACTTGTGGCTCCATGTGGAATTTATTGTGGTGGTTGTAGAAACTACATCCTTGGAAATTGCAAAGGATGTAAAGATGCTACAACGACAAAATGCAGAATATACAAATGTTGCAAAGAAAGAGGAATGGAATTTTGCGGATATTGTGAACTATTTCCATGTGAACTGCATTATTCAAAAGATGCGGCGATTTATTCGGTAACTTTTCTTGACTGGAAAAGAAATCAAAGTCCGGGTGAGTGA
- a CDS encoding ABC transporter permease: MKAFAALTKNEFKLFFRSTSSVFYVLFFSSILLLIFGGMSGNKPMAQLGGYGMVEVEIPSFMMIVILITGVVTFPVDVSMAREKKILKRFMATPISPFQILFSQFIVNFIMSMAGALLLVVVGKIVFNANFYGNAWTMLIAYIITAISTYSVGLMVASISPNSKAATVIGNFIYLPMIFLTGAVYPIQLMPPVMKNIAKVIPFTYGVNLLNGGWFGAKIGSFTMDFIVLAIVFIVGAGISLFTFKWE, from the coding sequence ATGAAAGCATTTGCCGCACTGACAAAAAACGAATTCAAGCTTTTTTTCAGAAGCACATCAAGCGTATTCTACGTTTTGTTTTTCTCATCTATTTTGCTTCTCATATTTGGAGGAATGTCTGGAAACAAACCAATGGCCCAGCTTGGAGGCTACGGCATGGTGGAAGTTGAGATTCCTTCTTTCATGATGATAGTCATATTGATCACGGGAGTTGTCACTTTTCCCGTGGATGTGAGCATGGCAAGAGAAAAGAAAATTCTCAAAAGATTCATGGCAACACCGATAAGCCCATTTCAAATATTGTTTTCACAGTTCATCGTGAATTTCATAATGTCGATGGCAGGAGCGCTGTTGCTTGTTGTAGTTGGAAAGATAGTATTCAACGCGAATTTCTATGGAAATGCGTGGACAATGCTCATAGCATACATCATAACGGCGATAAGCACGTACTCGGTTGGCTTGATGGTTGCGAGTATTTCTCCAAATTCCAAAGCCGCGACTGTGATAGGAAATTTCATATATTTGCCAATGATCTTTCTGACGGGAGCAGTTTATCCCATTCAACTCATGCCACCGGTGATGAAAAATATTGCGAAGGTAATACCATTCACTTATGGAGTGAACTTGTTAAACGGTGGATGGTTCGGAGCTAAAATTGGTAGCTTCACGATGGACTTCATAGTACTTGCCATTGTTTTCATTGTTGGAGCTGGGATATCACTTTTCACATTCAAATGGGAGTGA